A genomic region of Cannabis sativa cultivar Pink pepper isolate KNU-18-1 chromosome 1, ASM2916894v1, whole genome shotgun sequence contains the following coding sequences:
- the LOC115707180 gene encoding 1-phosphatidylinositol-3-phosphate 5-kinase FAB1B isoform X3 has translation MVKSWISGRSEPTNVSRDFWMPDESCRVCYECDTQFTLFNRRHHCRLCGRVFCGKCTENSIPVPSDYPTTSLEEQDRIRVCNYCYKQWEQGMVTLDNGIQRPNHGLSTSQSGLSLGSTRSSETGNSSINTPSSMPFSFGSYQQAQHCSGLSSPPTSFLETNTEEKSKGEQGRSSELCNDTGDLPSDQQRISMNRSEDEDYEYDMYRMDSESMHYPSVSDYYNQVEYEAMNNDDGMHRVHPDSENIDSTSLSCSPLENQNFESHGLENILKLRNKEDEHDMGDEGEASSSLYVAGGDVDAEPVDFENNGLLWLPPAPEDEEDDEDEKETGLFDDDDDDDGDDVNATGEWGYLRSNSFGSGESRNRDRSNEEHKKAMKNVVDGHFRALVAQLLQVENLPVGEEDDIQSWLEIITSLSWEAATLLKPDMSKGGGMDPGGYVKVKCIASGHRCESMVIKGVVCKKNVAHRRMTTKVKKARILILGGALEYQRVSNHLSSFDTLLQQEMDHLKMAVAKIDAHQPDVLLVEKSVSRFAQEYLLAKDISLVLNIKKPLLERIARCTGAQIVSSIDHLSSQKLGSCEAFHVERFLEDLGTAGQGGKKLVKTLMFFEGCPKPLGCTILLRGANGDELKKIKHVIQYGIFAAYHLALETSFLADEGATLPEFSLNSPITVTLPADKATIMERSISTVPYSNVSVGANSVAHNRSNSVPASDISSYISTTQSFDSFRSSIPTNYTSLTNTVSSSSSALTGTAVSDWNPRNLSPLDTFGEKNKTYFMEPPQVLEPSTVNNSISLMCNNSTVITDNVTGSVEIPLEQDGRIYIEDDFDTIKDEYAPSPSEHQSILVSLSSRCIWKGTVCERSHLFRIKYYGSSDKPLGRFLRDHLFDQSYQCQSCEMPSEAHVQCYTHRQGTLTISVKKLPEMLLPGEKEGKIWMWHRCLRCPRINGFPPATRRIIMSDAAWGLSFGKFLELSFSNHAAASRVASCGHSLHRDCLRFYGFGKMVACFRYAAINVLSVFLPPQKLDFSNENQEWIQKETDKAVDRAELLFSEVLNALSQIEEKRSGPGMHGSGIKMAESRRQTIEMEGILQKEKEEFEELLLKTVNKDGKKGHPATDILEINRLRRQLLFQSFVWDHRLVQAEKSDGNGLKDGLSRSVSEHEGKIVANGENISDMNVAVMPGKGYNSCDSFLVEGKIGKTVNYPVGFSSNADQPNFVHEEPSNEKEENSNVSPSTNLLNQEPSNEREDKSNARRTLSEGEFSINTNLSDTLDAAWIGETNTGGEIPKDNLPALSDLAADTSLAFASVFSERGNLDHVEDLDQPKFAHSFSPVSSMMGCESMEDSGGWLGMPFLNFYRSLNKNFFASAQKLNTMFGYNPVYISSFRDSELQGGARLLLPVGVNEVIIPVYDDEPSSIIAHALASRQYHYQVSDDGERPKEAGDLLSSSCSDTSNFQSFYSSDDFLSESFRSFGSGEESMLSMSGSRGLDPLSYTKALHARISFGEDGPLGNVKYSVTCYYAKRFEALRRICCPSELDYIRSLSRCKKWGAQGGKSNVFFAKTLDDRFIIKQVTKTELESFIKFAPDYFKYLSDAIKSRSPTCLAKIVGIYQVTSKHVKGGKDTKMDVLVMENLLFRRNVTRLYDLKGSARSRYNADSSGRNKVLLDQNLIEAMPTSPIFVGTKAKRLLERAVWNDTAFLASVDVMDYSLLVGLDEDKHELVLGIIDFMRQYTWDKHLETWVKTTGILGGPKNASPTVISPKQYKKRFRKAMTAYFLMVPDQWFNASIVQSQSQSDLCEENSQGGI, from the exons ATGGTGAAGTCATGGATCTCTGGACGATCTGAGCCGACTAATGTGTCAAGGGACTTTTGGATGCCTGATGAAAGCTGTAGAGTATGCTACGAGTGTGATACACAATTTACATTGTTCAATCGAAGACACCATTGTCGACTTTGTGGTCGGGTTTTCTGTGGCAAGTGTACAGAAAACTCGATTCCTGTCCCATCTGATTATCCAACTACATCCCTGGAAGAGCAGGATAGAATCCGAGTGTGTAATTATTGTTACAAGCAATGGGAGCAGGGTATGGTTACTCTTGATAATGGGATCCAGAGACCCAATCACGGACTTAGTACATCACAATCAGGATTAAGTCTAGGCAGCACTAGATCAAGTGAAACCGGTAATAGTAGTATCAATACTCCTAGCTCCATGCCATTCTCATTTGGATCTTATCAGCAAGCTCAACATTGTTCTGGTCTCAGTTCTCCACCAACATCTTTTTTGGAAACAAACACAGAGGAGAAAAGCAAAGGAGAACAAGGAAGGAGTAGTGAACTTTGCAACGATACAGGGGATCTACCTTCAGATCAACAGAGAATTTCAATGAACAG GAGTGAGGATGAGGATTATGAGTACGACATGTATCGGATGGATTCTGAATCTATGCATTATCCTTCAGTCAGTGACTACTACAATCAAGTTGAGTATGAAGCCATGAACAATGATGATGGAATGCATAGAGTGCATCCTGATAGCGAGAACATTGATTCAACGAGTTTGAGCTGCTCCCCATTAGAAAACCAAAATTTTGAATCACATGGcctggaaaatattttaaagctGAGGAATAAAGAGGATGAACATGATATGGGCGATGAAGGCGAAGCATCTTCCTCCCTGTATGTTGCTGGTGGTGATGTTGATGCTGAACCTGTAGATTTTGAGAACAATGGACTCCTCTGGCTTCCCCCTGCAccagaagatgaagaagatgatgaagatgaaaaggAAACTGGTCTGTTTGATGACGATGATGACGATGACGGTGATGATGTCAATGCTACAGGAGAGTGGGGATATTTGCGCTCAAATAGTTTTGGAAGTGGGGAGTCTCGCAATAGGGATCGCTCAAATGAAGAGCATAAGAAGGCCATGAAGAATGTGGTTGATGGGCATTTCAGGGCCTTGGTAGCTCAACTATTGCAGGTAGAGAACCTTCCTGTGGGTGAAGAAGATGACATACAGAGTTGGTTGGAGATCATTACATCTCTATCTTGGGAGGCTGCTACACTATTAAAGCCAGATATGAGTAAAGGTGGGGGGATGGACCCGGGAGGATATGTCAAAGTAAAATGTATAGCTTCTGGACATCGTTGTGAGAG TATGGTGATCAAAGGAGTTGTTTGTAAGAAAAATGTGGCTCACCGGCGAATGACAACAAAAGTTAAGAAGGCTCGTATTTTGATCCTTGGAGGGGCTCTTGAGTACCAGCGGGTTTCTAACCACCTGTCAAGTTTTGACACTCTCTTACAGCAG GAAATGGACCACTTAAAGATGGCAGTGGCAAAGATAGATGCTCATCAGCCTGATGTTCTTCTAGTGGAGAAATCAGTTTCTAGATTTGCTCAGGAGTATCTTCTTGCAAAGGACATATCACTTGTTCTTAATATAAAAAAGCCACTTTTAGAGCGCATAGCTCGTTGCACTGGTGCTCAGATAGTTTCTTCTATTGATCATCTCTCATCACAGAAATTGGGCTCCTGTGAAGCATTCCATGTTGAGAGGTTTCTTGAAGACTTGGGCACTGCTGGGCAGGGTGGGAAAAAATTGGTTAAGACGCTGATGTTTTTTGAAGGCTGCCCGAAGCCTTTGGGTTGTACG ATTCTACTAAGAGGTGCTAATGGTGATGAGTTGAAAAAAATCAAGCATGTCATCCAGTATGGAATATTTGCAGCGTATCACTTGGCTTTGGAGACATCTTTTCTTGCTGATGAAGGAGCAACCCTGCCTGAATTCTCATTGAACTCTCCAATTACTGTGACACTTCCAGCAGATAAAGCAACAATCATGGAGAGGTCCATCTCAACTGTACCTTATTCCAATGTCAGTGTTGGTGCAAATTCTGTGGCACATAATAGATCCAACAGTGTGCCTGCATCTGATATATCCTCATATATAAGCACTACACAATCTTTTGACAGTTTTCGTAGTTCCATACCCACTAATTACACAAGTTTGACCAATACTGTATCTTCATCCTCATCTGCTCTAACTGGGACAGCAGTTTCAGATTGGAATCCCAGGAATCTTTCTCCTCTTGATACGTTTGGAGAGAAAAACAAAACGTATTTTATGGAACCGCCGCAGGTTTTGGAACCTTCAACAGTCAACAATAGCATCTCTTTGATGTGTAACAATTCCACTGTGATAACTGACAATGTGACAGGGAGTGTGGAGATACCATTGGAACAAGATGGAAGAATCTATATAGAAGATGATTTTGATACAATAAAGGATGAGTACGCTCCATCACCTTCTGAGCATCAGAGCATTTTGGTGTCTTTATCATCCCGGTGCATCTGGAAGGGAACTGTCTGTGAGAGGTCCCATCTATTTCGAATAAAATACTATGGAAGTTCTGATAAGCCTCTGGGAAGGTTTCTCCGTGACCATTTATTTGATCAG AGTTACCAGTGCCAGTCTTGTGAGATGCCATCAGAAGCACATGTTCAATGTTATACTCATCGACAGGGCACTCTAACCATATCGGTCAAGAAGCTACCAGAAATGTTATTGCCTGGTGAAAAGGAAGGCAAGATCTGGATGTGGCATAGATGCTTACGTTGTCCAAGGATCAATGGCTTTCCTCCAGCAACTAGGAGAATAATAATGTCAGATGCTGCCTGGGGTTTATCATTTGGGAAGTTTTTGGAGCTGAGTTTTTCAAATCACGCAGCTGCAAGCAGGGTGGCAAGCTGTGGCCATTCTTTACATAGAGATTGTCTCCGGTTCTATGG TTTTGGAAAAATGGTTGCTTGCTTCCGGTATGCAGCAATTAATGTCCTCTCTGTCTTTCTTCCACCCCAAAAATTGGATTTTAGTAATGAGAATCAGGAGTGGATTCAGAAAGAAACAGATAAG GCTGTTGATCGAGCTGAGCTTCTCTTTTCTGAAGTTCTAAATGCTCTAAGTCAAATAGAAGAGAAAAGATCTGGTCCAGGAATGCATGGCAGTGGCATAAAAATGGCTGAATCAAGACGTCAAACTATAGAAATGGAAGGAATCCTACAGAAGGAAAAAGAAGAATTTGAG GAACTTCTCCTAAAAACTGTAAACAAGGATGGGAAAAAGGGCCATCCTGCTACTGACATCCTTGAGATCAATCGGCTGCGAAGGCAGTTGCTTTTTCAGTCTTTTGTGTGGGACCACCGCCTGGTTCAGGCAGAGAAATCGGATGGTAACGGTCTCAAAGATGGTCTGAGTCGTTCAGTTTCTGAGCATGAGGGGAAAATTGTTGCTAATGGTGAAAATATATCTGACATGAATGTGGCCGTTATGCCAGGGAAAGGCTATAATAGCTGTGATTCCTTTCTGGTTGAAGGAAAAATTGGCAAGACCGTAAATTATCCTGTAGGATTTAGTAGCAATGCTGATCAACCCAACTTTGTTCATGAAGAACCAAGTAACGAAAAAGAAGAGAATTCCAATGTTTCTCCTTCCACAAACCTCCTTAATCAAGAACCAAGTAATGAAAGAGAAGACAAATCCAATGCTCGTAGGACTCTTTCAGAAGGAGAATTTTCTATCAACACAAATTTGTCCGATACCCTTGATGCTGCATGGATAGGTGAAACTAACACAGGAGGTGAAATCCCAAAGGATAATCTCCCTGCACTATCTGATTTAGCCGCAGATACTTCACTCGCCTTCGCCTCTGTGTTTTCAGAACGAGGGAACTTAGACCATGTGGAGGATTTGGATCAGCCCAAGTTTGCTCACTCCTTTTCACCAGTTTCATCTATGATGGGATGTGAGAGCATGGAAGACTCAGGTGGCTGGTTAGGAATGCCGTTCTTAAACTTCTACCGTTCATTGAACAAGAACTTCTTTGCAAGTGCTCAAAAACTGAACACAATGTTTGGATATAACCCGGTGTATATTTCCTCCTTTCGAGACTCAGAACTTCAAGGTGGGGCCAGGCTGCTTCTCCCTGTTGGTGTTAATGAAGTTATCATTCCAGTATATGACGATGAGCCCTCGAGTATTATAGCTCATGCATTAGCATCACGGCAATATCATTACCAAGTGAGTGATGATGGAGAAAGACCGAAGGAAGCTGGGGACCTTTTGTCTTCATCATGCTCTGACACATCAAATTTTCAGTCATTCTATTCTTCTGATGATTTCCTGTCTGAATCTTTTAGAAGCTTTGGATCTGGTGAGGAGAGCATGTTGTCCATGTCTGGTTCTCGTGGTTTGGATCCACTCTCATATACAAAGGCTTTGCATGCTAGAATTTCTTTTGGAGAAGATGGCCCTCTTGGTAATGTCAAATATTCTGTGACTTGTTACTATGCAAAGCGTTTTGAAGCCTTAAGGAGGATTTGTTGCCCATCTGAGCTTGATTATATAAGGTCTCTTAGTCGTTGTAAGAAGTGGGGAGCCCAAGGTGGTAAAAGCAACGTCTTCTTTGCAAAAACCTTGGATGACAGATTTATCATTAAACAAGTCACAAAGACAGAACTTGAATCCTTCATAAAGTTTGCTCCTGATTATTTCAAGTACCTATCTGATGCAATTAAATCAAGAAGTCCAACATGCCTAGCTAAGATTGTGGGGATATATCAG GTTACTTCAAAGCATGTCAAAGGAGGGAAAGATACAAAGATGGATGTTCTTGTTATGGAGAATCTTTTGTTTAGAAGGAATGTGACACGGCTTTATGATCTAAAAGGATCAGCTCGGTCGAGATACAATGCTGATTCTAGTGGGAGAAACAAAGTTCTGCTGGATCAAAACTTGATTGAAGCAATGCCAACCTCTCCCATATTTGTAGGAACCAAGGCTAAACGTTTGCTAGAGAGAGCAGTCTGGAACGACACTGCTTTTCTTGCA TCTGTTGATGTAATGGATTACTCACTACTTGTTGGTCTGGATGAAGACAAGCATGAGTTAGTTCTTGGGATCATTGACTTTATGAGACAATATACCTGGGATAAGCACCTTGAAACATGGGTGAAGACGACGGGCATTCTTGGAGGACCGAAGAATGCTTCTCCAACAGTTATTTCACCAAAACAATACAAGAAGAGGTTCAGAAAAGCCATGACAGCCTATTTTCTTATGGTCCCAGATCAATGGTTTAATGCATCTATCGTTCAGAGTCAATCTCAGTCTGACTTGTGTGAGGAGAACTCACAAGGTGGGATATGA